A window of the Lactobacillus amylovorus DSM 20531 genome harbors these coding sequences:
- a CDS encoding alpha/beta hydrolase, whose amino-acid sequence MSKNPNLKWLILTLLLVILLAIPGYSWMKKDNWARAQRQKSMLSPVIMVPGSSATTERFNQLVRQLNSKTATKHSVLKIKVSTKGTLSYSGAIDKDDNEPIIVVGFQNNHDGYSNIKKQAGWLDQAFYTLTQNYHFNNFKAFGHSNGGLIWTYWLEHYYSSYANEIKMKRLMTLGTPYNFSESNLKYRTQMLEDFIKNKNKLPKNLVVYSLSGGKSYESDGIVPEASVAAGKYIFQNQVKSYTAMTVTGSEADHSDLPQNEQVVRLIKQYLLEKKNKNLRPPRQANKKRQ is encoded by the coding sequence ATGAGTAAAAATCCCAACCTAAAATGGTTAATCCTAACTTTATTGCTGGTTATTCTTTTAGCTATTCCGGGCTACTCTTGGATGAAAAAAGATAACTGGGCTCGAGCACAAAGGCAAAAGTCCATGTTATCACCAGTTATTATGGTGCCAGGCTCAAGTGCTACCACGGAACGATTCAATCAATTAGTTAGACAACTGAATAGCAAAACAGCAACTAAGCATAGTGTGTTAAAGATTAAGGTTTCAACAAAAGGCACATTGTCTTATTCCGGTGCCATTGATAAAGATGATAATGAACCAATTATTGTAGTAGGTTTTCAAAATAATCATGACGGCTATAGCAACATCAAAAAGCAAGCAGGCTGGCTTGATCAGGCTTTTTACACATTGACGCAAAATTATCATTTCAATAATTTCAAGGCATTTGGTCACTCAAATGGCGGTCTGATTTGGACATATTGGCTGGAGCATTACTATTCTAGTTATGCTAATGAAATCAAAATGAAGCGTCTGATGACGTTGGGGACGCCATATAATTTTAGTGAAAGCAATTTGAAGTATAGAACGCAAATGCTTGAAGACTTTATCAAGAATAAAAATAAGTTGCCAAAGAATTTGGTTGTTTATTCTTTATCCGGTGGTAAAAGTTATGAATCCGACGGGATTGTGCCGGAAGCAAGTGTTGCAGCCGGAAAGTATATTTTCCAAAATCAGGTAAAGAGCTACACGGCCATGACAGTAACCGGTTCAGAAGCCGATCACTCGGACCTGCCACAGAATGAACAGGTTGTGCGCTTGATCAAACAATATTTACTAGAAAAGAAGAATAAAAACTTGCGGCCCCCTAGACAAGCTAATAAGAAAAGACAATAA
- a CDS encoding ATP-dependent Clp protease ATP-binding subunit, which yields MAYFDNDFDNLFNELNSSFFNDDFGKRSGNGNGNSGSIPINYSSNMGATPQTIQQNPQNPNEKPIGEDLVEEAKNNKFDPVIGRDEQIDNVIEILSRRKKNNPVLIGPAGVGKTSIVEGLAERIASGNVPAKMANMHIISVNINDMVAGSSLRGSFEERLKKVIDKAKSDPNIVLFIDELHNIVGAGSTDSENNNGDAANILKPALASGDLKLIGATTTSEFQRIEKDPALSRRFQAVQVPEPTTDVAVKILEGLKKKYEDYHHVKYTDDSLKLAVELSERYIQGRYLPDKAIDLMDEAGAKKALLVQPTDEKSLKNQINALEAKKSEAAKAEDYDKASEIKNKIADLEKQLKNVDTKNTPEVTEKDIYEIIEQKTKIPMSELHADEAQKNLDLAKKLKQNVIDQDRAIDVITDAIARKQIFKDSDRPTGSFLLTGPTGVGKTELAKQLAIQLFGNKDHLIRLDMSEYQDEMAVNKLIGSAPGYVGYGEGGQLTEKVRHQPYSLILFDEIEKANPQVFNALLQIMDDGRLTDAQGRTVSFKDTILIMTSNAGFSDKLLEDGKVDQDKLISALENYFRPEFLNRLDAIVPFNSLTEQDMGKIINIYLKKMSHVLAKKGVTVEVSDKAKAFLAEKGYDKKFGARPLRRVVEQNLETPAAKLILREPDTKKVEFTADDKHLYLNGKAIFDISPKIEGKVKEDEAKADDKKED from the coding sequence ATGGCATACTTTGACAATGATTTTGACAACTTATTTAACGAATTGAACAGCTCATTCTTTAATGACGACTTCGGCAAGAGAAGTGGCAATGGAAATGGCAACTCAGGTTCAATTCCAATTAACTACTCAAGCAACATGGGAGCAACCCCACAAACTATTCAACAAAATCCTCAAAATCCAAATGAAAAACCAATTGGTGAAGATTTAGTTGAAGAAGCAAAGAACAACAAATTCGACCCAGTTATCGGTCGTGATGAACAAATCGATAACGTAATCGAAATTTTATCAAGACGTAAGAAGAACAATCCAGTTTTAATTGGACCTGCTGGTGTTGGTAAAACCTCTATCGTAGAAGGCTTGGCTGAAAGAATTGCTTCTGGCAACGTTCCAGCTAAGATGGCAAACATGCACATTATTTCAGTAAATATTAACGACATGGTTGCTGGTTCAAGCCTTCGTGGTAGCTTTGAAGAGAGACTTAAGAAAGTTATCGACAAAGCTAAGAGTGATCCTAACATTGTTTTATTCATCGACGAATTACACAACATTGTAGGTGCAGGTTCTACTGATTCAGAAAACAACAACGGTGACGCTGCTAACATCTTGAAGCCAGCTCTTGCAAGCGGTGACTTGAAGTTAATCGGTGCTACTACTACAAGCGAATTCCAAAGAATTGAAAAAGACCCAGCATTATCACGTAGATTCCAAGCTGTACAAGTTCCAGAACCTACTACTGATGTAGCTGTTAAGATTTTGGAAGGCTTGAAGAAGAAATACGAGGACTACCACCACGTAAAATACACTGACGACAGCCTTAAATTAGCCGTTGAATTATCAGAAAGATACATTCAAGGTCGTTACTTACCAGACAAGGCCATCGACTTGATGGATGAAGCTGGTGCTAAGAAGGCTTTGCTTGTACAACCAACTGATGAAAAGAGCTTGAAGAATCAAATCAATGCTCTTGAAGCTAAGAAGTCAGAAGCTGCTAAGGCTGAAGACTACGACAAGGCTTCAGAAATTAAGAACAAGATTGCTGACCTTGAAAAGCAACTTAAGAACGTAGACACTAAGAATACTCCAGAAGTAACTGAGAAAGACATCTACGAAATTATTGAGCAAAAGACGAAGATTCCTATGAGCGAACTCCACGCTGACGAAGCTCAAAAGAACTTAGACCTTGCTAAGAAGTTAAAGCAAAACGTTATTGACCAAGACAGAGCAATTGATGTAATTACTGACGCTATTGCTCGTAAGCAAATCTTTAAAGACAGCGATCGTCCTACTGGTTCATTCTTACTTACTGGTCCTACTGGTGTTGGTAAGACTGAACTTGCTAAGCAATTAGCTATCCAATTATTTGGTAACAAAGACCACTTAATCCGTTTGGACATGAGTGAATACCAAGACGAGATGGCTGTTAACAAGTTAATCGGTTCAGCTCCTGGTTACGTTGGCTACGGTGAAGGTGGTCAATTAACTGAAAAAGTTCGTCACCAACCATACTCATTGATTTTGTTCGATGAAATTGAAAAGGCTAACCCACAAGTCTTCAACGCACTTCTCCAAATTATGGACGATGGTCGTTTGACTGACGCACAAGGCAGAACCGTTTCATTCAAAGACACTATCTTGATTATGACTTCAAACGCAGGCTTCTCAGACAAGCTTCTTGAAGACGGCAAGGTTGACCAAGACAAGTTAATCTCAGCTCTTGAAAACTACTTCAGACCTGAATTCTTGAACCGTTTGGACGCAATCGTTCCATTCAACTCACTTACTGAACAAGACATGGGCAAGATCATCAACATTTACTTGAAGAAGATGTCCCACGTACTTGCTAAGAAGGGTGTAACTGTTGAAGTTTCAGACAAAGCTAAGGCATTCTTGGCAGAAAAGGGTTACGACAAGAAGTTCGGTGCTCGTCCACTTAGAAGAGTTGTTGAACAAAACCTTGAAACTCCAGCTGCTAAGTTGATCTTAAGAGAACCTGACACTAAGAAGGTTGAATTTACTGCTGACGACAAGCACTTGTACTTGAACGGCAAAGCAATCTTCGACATTTCTCCAAAGATTGAAGGAAAGGTTAAGGAAGACGAAGCTAAGGCTGACGACAAGAAAGAAGACTAA
- the lepB gene encoding signal peptidase I: MAKQKEENESWGRFVLDVVIIWAVLMGIFFLLFRFVLSNDTVSGPSMEPSFENGQRLISVRHAAIKRGEVVIVKAPDEPGALYIKRVIGLPGEKIVSKNNQIYINGKKLAQPWLAQGRKMEDTATDTSFAATQNFTMKSLARSRQFAQYYTKSQLTYINQQNRIPKGTYFVMGDHRSVSKDSRYIGTIKRKNIVGVVKLRYWPFNQFKVY; the protein is encoded by the coding sequence ATGGCTAAACAAAAAGAAGAAAATGAATCATGGGGCAGATTTGTCCTTGATGTAGTAATTATTTGGGCCGTATTAATGGGAATCTTTTTCTTGCTCTTCCGCTTTGTCTTGAGCAACGATACAGTTTCCGGCCCATCAATGGAACCGAGTTTTGAAAACGGACAACGTTTAATTTCTGTGCGTCATGCTGCAATTAAACGTGGTGAAGTAGTAATCGTTAAGGCACCGGATGAACCAGGTGCTTTGTATATTAAGCGTGTGATCGGTCTTCCTGGCGAAAAGATCGTCAGCAAGAACAATCAAATTTATATCAATGGCAAGAAGTTGGCTCAACCATGGCTGGCTCAAGGCCGGAAGATGGAAGACACTGCAACTGATACTAGCTTTGCAGCTACGCAAAACTTCACAATGAAGTCACTTGCTAGATCACGCCAATTTGCGCAATACTACACCAAGTCGCAATTAACGTATATTAATCAACAAAACCGTATTCCTAAAGGAACCTACTTCGTAATGGGTGACCACCGAAGTGTTTCAAAGGATAGTCGTTATATCGGTACGATCAAGCGTAAGAACATTGTGGGTGTCGTTAAGCTAAGATACTGGCCATTCAATCAATTCAAAGTATATTAA
- a CDS encoding amino acid permease, producing MAKKAPELKRSMTAGQMEMISLGGAIGVGLFMGSASTIKWTGPSVLLAYMFVGLILYIVMRALGEMLYVDPGTGSFADYASTHVHPIAGYLAEWANVFQYIVVGISEVVATTEYLRFWWPGTSDWIAGIVIILFLLLANLASARAYATLEFWFAMIKVVTIILMIVLGFMVILFGFGNGGHPVGFSNLWSHGGFFTGGVKGFIFSMAIIVGSYQGIELIGISAGEVAHPQEAIVKSVKSVLWRILIFYVGAIFVIVTIYPWNELGSIGSPFVNTFAKVGITAAASVINFVVLTAALSGANSGIYSSSRMLYKLAHEGEAPKTFKYVSKRIVPSHAIIGITSGIFLGFMLNVIIQFFNKSLANVFVIIYSSSVLPGMVAWFVILLAELRFRRKNPHLMEKHPFKLPLYPYSNYFALFMLTLIVIFMFINPETRVSVTVGAIVLIVAAVVYVIKHRKKAK from the coding sequence ATGGCGAAGAAAGCACCTGAATTAAAGCGGTCGATGACGGCCGGACAAATGGAAATGATCTCGCTCGGGGGAGCGATCGGAGTGGGTCTATTTATGGGATCAGCTTCAACTATTAAGTGGACTGGTCCATCAGTACTGCTTGCTTACATGTTTGTAGGATTGATTTTATATATCGTAATGCGAGCTCTGGGAGAAATGCTCTATGTTGATCCTGGTACTGGTTCTTTTGCGGATTATGCCTCAACACACGTGCATCCAATTGCCGGATATTTGGCAGAGTGGGCAAATGTCTTTCAATATATCGTTGTAGGTATTTCAGAAGTTGTGGCGACTACAGAATATTTGCGTTTCTGGTGGCCTGGCACAAGCGACTGGATTGCTGGTATAGTCATTATTTTGTTCTTATTGCTAGCCAATTTAGCCAGTGCTAGAGCGTATGCAACGCTAGAATTCTGGTTTGCGATGATCAAAGTAGTCACGATTATTTTGATGATTGTATTAGGCTTTATGGTCATCTTATTCGGCTTTGGTAATGGCGGACACCCAGTTGGTTTTTCTAACCTATGGAGTCATGGTGGCTTTTTCACAGGCGGTGTAAAAGGCTTCATTTTTTCAATGGCCATTATCGTTGGTTCTTACCAGGGGATCGAACTAATTGGGATCTCTGCTGGTGAAGTAGCCCACCCTCAAGAAGCAATTGTGAAGAGTGTTAAATCTGTTTTATGGCGAATCTTAATCTTTTACGTAGGAGCTATCTTCGTAATTGTGACCATCTATCCTTGGAACGAACTTGGCAGTATTGGTTCACCATTTGTAAATACCTTTGCTAAAGTAGGGATTACGGCCGCAGCTTCTGTAATTAACTTCGTTGTGTTAACCGCAGCTTTATCAGGGGCTAATTCAGGTATTTATTCTTCAAGTCGCATGCTTTATAAATTGGCTCATGAGGGTGAAGCGCCAAAAACATTTAAGTACGTGTCAAAGAGAATTGTTCCAAGTCACGCAATTATCGGTATTACGTCAGGAATTTTCTTGGGCTTTATGTTGAATGTGATTATTCAATTCTTTAATAAGTCTTTGGCAAACGTCTTTGTCATTATTTATAGTTCCTCAGTTTTACCAGGAATGGTGGCATGGTTCGTTATCTTGCTTGCAGAATTAAGATTTAGACGTAAGAATCCGCATTTAATGGAAAAGCATCCATTTAAATTGCCACTATATCCATATTCGAATTACTTTGCTTTGTTTATGTTAACTTTAATCGTAATCTTCATGTTCATTAATCCGGAGACACGTGTTTCAGTTACAGTTGGTGCCATTGTTTTGATCGTGGCAGCTGTAGTTTATGTAATTAAGCATCGTAAAAAGGCTAAATAG
- a CDS encoding gamma-glutamyl-gamma-aminobutyrate hydrolase family protein: MSKPIIGISGSVIIDDGGIFPGYHRSYVNEDYVDSVVQNGGVPYIIPFTEDDEVIREQLNHVQGLILSGGHDVDPHGYGEEPLQKIGATWPERDHFDMRLLKLAEENGIPVLGICRGAQIINVAHGGTLYQDLSYRKELTLKHMQGHTPDLPTHGMKVKEDSKLAKVLGKTEFRVNSFHHQLIKDVAPDLIASATAPDGVVEGLENKKGNVIAVQWHPEMLHRNPKVAFMNNLFKFVIENAK; the protein is encoded by the coding sequence ATGAGTAAACCAATTATTGGAATCTCTGGTTCCGTAATTATCGACGATGGAGGTATTTTTCCAGGATATCATCGTAGCTATGTAAACGAAGACTACGTTGATTCAGTAGTACAAAATGGCGGTGTGCCTTACATCATTCCGTTTACTGAGGATGATGAGGTAATTAGGGAACAACTTAACCATGTCCAAGGTTTAATCCTTTCTGGTGGTCACGACGTTGATCCACATGGTTACGGTGAAGAACCTTTACAAAAAATTGGCGCAACTTGGCCAGAGCGTGATCACTTTGATATGCGCTTGCTTAAATTGGCCGAAGAAAATGGAATTCCGGTTCTTGGTATTTGTCGTGGCGCTCAAATCATTAACGTTGCGCACGGCGGCACGCTTTATCAAGATCTTTCTTACCGCAAAGAATTAACTTTGAAGCACATGCAAGGTCATACGCCTGACCTGCCAACTCATGGAATGAAGGTAAAAGAAGATAGTAAATTGGCTAAAGTTTTGGGTAAGACAGAATTTAGAGTTAATTCATTCCACCACCAATTAATTAAAGATGTCGCTCCAGATCTTATTGCTTCCGCAACTGCTCCAGATGGTGTAGTTGAGGGGTTGGAAAACAAAAAAGGCAATGTGATCGCGGTTCAATGGCATCCGGAAATGCTGCACCGTAATCCTAAAGTTGCCTTCATGAATAATTTATTCAAATTTGTAATTGAGAATGCAAAATAA
- a CDS encoding APC family permease: MNEKTGDKLGFWSIVLLAINAIIGSGIFLTPGSVVQQAGSKALIVYFIAAIFASILAVSFAAASKYVTKSGAAYAYSKAAFGEKVGFYMGVLRYFSASVAWGVMAVGVIKSTISIFGGDPNKALNVTVGFLILMAIITIINLFGQRVLKWVMNLATIGKLAALVLIIIAGVILLITTGASSNLSEVDQITQNGQKIVPTLTTTTFVMAIVSAFYAFTGFESVASGSDDMKDPEKNLPRAIPLAILIIAVVYIGVVAVAMVLNPKALMTTKQVVAVAAIFKNEILRDVILVGALVSMFGINVASSFNAPRILEAMAREGQMSKALTKRTKNNFPIRTFFISVGLAILIPMAFEYNMVNLITLSAMVRFLGFIVVPIAVIQFYRGKTKEEVLKADKNAWTDVVVPILSIVIVVFLLVEYNWKAQFGVANAAGQIVGVNWYAIAMMVFGFVILPLIMSWISRNERK, from the coding sequence ATGAATGAGAAAACAGGAGATAAATTAGGCTTCTGGTCAATTGTCTTGCTGGCCATTAACGCTATTATCGGTTCAGGTATTTTCCTAACTCCAGGTAGTGTGGTTCAACAAGCCGGTTCTAAAGCCTTAATTGTTTACTTTATTGCCGCAATCTTTGCCTCAATTTTGGCAGTTTCGTTTGCGGCCGCATCAAAATATGTAACTAAGTCAGGCGCCGCTTATGCCTACTCTAAGGCCGCTTTTGGTGAAAAGGTCGGCTTCTACATGGGTGTCTTGCGTTACTTCTCAGCCAGCGTTGCATGGGGTGTAATGGCTGTCGGAGTTATTAAGTCGACCATTTCTATTTTTGGCGGCGACCCAAATAAAGCATTAAACGTAACGGTTGGCTTCTTAATCTTGATGGCTATCATTACGATTATTAACTTATTTGGTCAACGTGTATTGAAGTGGGTGATGAACTTGGCCACTATTGGTAAGTTGGCTGCCTTAGTTTTAATCATTATTGCCGGGGTAATATTATTAATTACCACAGGTGCATCAAGCAACTTATCTGAGGTTGATCAAATTACCCAAAATGGTCAAAAAATTGTACCCACTTTAACTACTACGACCTTCGTTATGGCTATCGTTTCAGCGTTTTATGCCTTTACTGGTTTTGAATCAGTAGCTTCAGGTTCCGATGATATGAAGGATCCTGAAAAGAACTTGCCACGTGCAATTCCTTTGGCTATTTTGATCATTGCGGTAGTTTATATTGGCGTTGTAGCAGTTGCTATGGTCCTTAACCCTAAGGCTCTTATGACAACTAAGCAAGTTGTAGCAGTTGCTGCTATCTTTAAGAATGAAATCTTGCGTGACGTGATCTTGGTTGGTGCGCTTGTTTCCATGTTCGGAATTAATGTCGCATCTAGCTTTAATGCACCACGTATCTTGGAAGCAATGGCCCGTGAAGGTCAAATGTCTAAGGCTCTTACTAAGAGAACTAAGAATAATTTTCCAATTAGAACCTTCTTTATCTCAGTAGGTTTGGCAATCTTAATTCCAATGGCCTTTGAATACAACATGGTTAACTTGATCACTTTAAGTGCCATGGTTAGATTCTTAGGTTTCATCGTTGTGCCAATTGCGGTTATTCAATTCTACCGTGGCAAGACTAAGGAAGAAGTCTTGAAGGCAGACAAGAACGCCTGGACTGATGTTGTTGTGCCAATTTTATCAATCGTGATCGTTGTCTTCTTGCTTGTTGAATACAACTGGAAGGCTCAATTTGGTGTAGCTAATGCGGCAGGTCAAATTGTTGGCGTTAACTGGTATGCCATCGCAATGATGGTCTTCGGCTTCGTAATTTTGCCATTGATCATGTCTTGGATTTCAAGAAACGAACGGAAATAA
- the asnA gene encoding aspartate--ammonia ligase encodes MELILPEDYRPTLTVRDTEAAIVYIRETFQDKLASILGVQRMSAPMFVEKNTGLNDNLNGVERPVAFDMKAMPKDDTIEVVHSLAKWKRLALKRYGFGMHEGLYTNMNAIRRDEDLDNFHSIYVDQWDWEKIIRKEERNTDTLEITVNKIFRAIKETEKLVSARYPGSTYRLGDHVSFITTQELEDRWPELSPEEREDRIAKEEKAVFIMKIGDKLKRSGKPHDGRAPDYDDWQLNGDLVFWYEPLQKKLEISSMGIRVSEESLREQLKKAHCEERAKLPFHQMLLKGELPYTIGGGIGQSRLCMLLLGKAHIGEVQASIWPKDMVEKCEADHIHLL; translated from the coding sequence ATGGAACTTATTTTACCTGAAGATTACCGTCCAACTTTAACTGTCCGCGATACCGAAGCTGCAATTGTCTACATTCGTGAGACTTTCCAAGACAAGCTCGCTTCTATCTTAGGCGTTCAAAGAATGTCTGCACCAATGTTTGTCGAAAAAAATACTGGTTTGAACGACAACTTAAACGGTGTTGAACGTCCTGTTGCTTTTGACATGAAGGCTATGCCGAAAGACGATACCATCGAAGTTGTGCACTCTCTTGCCAAGTGGAAGAGATTAGCTCTTAAGAGATACGGCTTCGGTATGCATGAAGGTCTCTACACTAACATGAACGCCATTCGTCGTGATGAAGACCTTGACAACTTCCACTCAATCTACGTTGACCAGTGGGATTGGGAAAAGATCATCCGCAAGGAAGAACGTAACACTGATACTTTGGAAATTACTGTTAACAAGATTTTTAGAGCTATCAAAGAAACCGAAAAATTAGTTTCAGCTCGCTACCCTGGTTCTACTTACCGCTTGGGTGATCACGTTTCATTCATTACTACACAAGAATTGGAAGATCGTTGGCCTGAACTTTCACCAGAAGAACGTGAAGACAGAATCGCTAAGGAAGAAAAGGCTGTCTTTATCATGAAAATTGGTGACAAGTTAAAGCGTAGCGGTAAGCCACACGATGGGCGCGCACCTGACTACGATGACTGGCAATTAAACGGTGATTTAGTCTTCTGGTATGAACCATTACAAAAGAAGCTTGAGATTTCTTCAATGGGTATCCGTGTTAGCGAAGAAAGCTTGCGCGAACAACTTAAGAAAGCCCACTGCGAAGAACGTGCTAAGTTACCATTCCACCAAATGCTTTTAAAGGGCGAATTACCATACACTATCGGTGGCGGTATCGGTCAATCACGTCTCTGCATGCTTTTACTTGGTAAAGCCCACATCGGCGAAGTACAAGCAAGCATCTGGCCAAAAGACATGGTTGAAAAGTGTGAAGCAGACCACATTCATTTACTTTAA
- a CDS encoding DUF871 domain-containing protein — MLGFSVYLGHDLTSEDYNYLLAMRNSGFTCLFTQLEAADTDSETILKRLANLTDWCQKLDLKIIADVSEPILQNLGINVNSVQQIKSLNLKGIRVDKGFSIEMIAKLSKEMPVVLNASTITQDDIDNLKYSNANFEKLTAGHNFYPRPETGLEAHWMHEKNKWLHKYDLKTAAFIAGNGKLRGPIFAGLPTLEKQRYENPLAAILELKRYDCDYIFVGDPQLTRDAIETITNYEKENAITLHLDTDIPELFENEWHNRPDVARDVVRLQESREKRLLPTEPQDNIYARPKGSVTIDNNLYHRYEGEIQITKRDLPCDQKVNVLGQVKTYDLALLDYISSNTRVIFRKATKQE; from the coding sequence ATGTTAGGTTTTTCAGTTTATCTCGGACATGATTTAACTTCCGAGGATTACAATTATTTATTAGCGATGCGAAATAGTGGCTTCACGTGTTTATTTACCCAGCTTGAAGCGGCAGATACCGATAGTGAAACTATTTTAAAAAGACTAGCCAATTTGACTGATTGGTGTCAAAAGTTGGATTTGAAAATTATTGCGGACGTTTCAGAACCAATCCTGCAGAATCTAGGCATCAATGTTAACAGCGTACAACAAATCAAGAGTCTGAATCTAAAGGGTATTCGGGTAGACAAGGGCTTTTCAATTGAAATGATTGCCAAGCTGTCTAAAGAGATGCCAGTGGTGCTTAATGCCAGCACGATTACGCAAGATGACATTGATAATTTGAAATACAGCAATGCTAATTTTGAAAAGTTAACTGCAGGTCATAACTTCTACCCCCGGCCTGAGACTGGACTTGAAGCTCATTGGATGCATGAGAAAAATAAGTGGCTGCACAAATATGATTTAAAGACCGCGGCCTTTATTGCAGGGAATGGCAAGTTGCGTGGTCCAATCTTTGCTGGATTGCCAACGCTTGAAAAGCAAAGATATGAGAATCCATTGGCTGCAATTTTGGAATTAAAGCGATATGATTGTGACTACATTTTTGTAGGGGATCCGCAATTAACTAGGGATGCAATCGAGACAATCACCAATTATGAAAAAGAGAATGCGATTACGTTGCATCTTGATACTGATATTCCAGAATTGTTTGAAAATGAATGGCACAATAGACCTGATGTCGCACGTGACGTTGTCAGATTGCAGGAGAGTAGGGAGAAGCGTCTTTTACCTACAGAACCACAAGACAATATTTACGCCCGTCCTAAAGGCAGCGTGACGATTGATAATAACCTGTATCATCGCTATGAAGGCGAGATTCAGATTACCAAACGTGATTTACCATGTGATCAAAAAGTTAATGTCCTAGGGCAGGTTAAGACGTATGATTTGGCTTTGCTTGACTACATTAGCTCGAATACACGCGTGATCTTTAGAAAAGCAACCAAGCAAGAATAA
- a CDS encoding GMP reductase → MSNYFSMEAFDYDDIQLIPNKGIIKSRRDADTSVRFGNRTFKIPVVSANMESVINNDLAVWLAENGYYYVMHRFEPEKRIPFIKMMHEKGLFASISVGIKDSEYDFIDELVKQNLKPEYITIDVAHGHSVYVIKMIKYIKEKLPDSFLTAGNIATPEAVRELENAGADATKVGVGPGRACITKLKTGFGTGGWQLAALRMCSKVASKPLIADGGIRHNGDIAKSVRFGATMVMIGSMLAGHQESPGNIIKIDGKTYKQYWGSASEVQKGAYRNVEGKQMLVPFRGSIKDTLREMQEDLQSSISYAGGRDLNSIKLVDYVIVKDNIFDGDR, encoded by the coding sequence TTGAGTAATTATTTTAGTATGGAAGCCTTTGATTATGATGATATCCAACTTATTCCTAATAAAGGAATCATCAAAAGCCGTCGTGACGCGGATACTAGCGTAAGGTTCGGAAACCGAACATTTAAAATACCGGTTGTATCAGCTAATATGGAAAGCGTCATTAATAATGACTTGGCAGTTTGGTTAGCAGAAAACGGTTATTACTATGTAATGCACCGTTTTGAACCAGAGAAGAGAATTCCTTTTATCAAGATGATGCACGAAAAGGGCCTCTTTGCTTCTATTTCAGTCGGTATTAAAGATAGCGAATATGATTTTATCGACGAATTGGTTAAGCAAAACCTTAAGCCTGAATACATCACAATCGATGTAGCCCATGGTCATTCAGTTTATGTAATTAAGATGATCAAGTACATTAAGGAAAAATTGCCTGATTCATTTTTGACTGCTGGTAACATTGCTACACCAGAAGCCGTACGTGAACTTGAAAATGCCGGCGCTGATGCCACTAAAGTTGGTGTTGGTCCTGGTCGTGCCTGCATCACCAAACTCAAGACAGGCTTTGGTACAGGTGGCTGGCAACTGGCCGCACTTCGTATGTGTAGTAAGGTGGCTTCAAAACCATTAATCGCAGACGGTGGTATTCGTCATAACGGTGATATTGCGAAGTCTGTTCGTTTCGGCGCTACAATGGTAATGATTGGTTCAATGCTTGCAGGACACCAAGAATCTCCAGGTAACATCATTAAGATTGACGGCAAGACTTATAAACAATACTGGGGCTCAGCTTCTGAAGTACAAAAAGGTGCTTATAGAAATGTGGAAGGTAAACAAATGTTAGTGCCATTCCGCGGCTCAATTAAAGACACTTTGCGTGAAATGCAAGAAGATTTGCAATCATCTATTTCTTACGCGGGTGGTCGTGACCTTAATTCTATCAAGTTAGTTGACTACGTTATTGTAAAAGACAATATTTTTGATGGCGACAGATAG